A genomic segment from Thermodesulfovibrionales bacterium encodes:
- a CDS encoding 5-formyltetrahydrofolate cyclo-ligase: MNEKSRIRQEVLGIRNALDVNERQIKDACIRERLLSLSECQQAARVFSFCSFRSEVSTIQLLQEFLSTGKGVIVPLVDRHLRRLKLFEILDIRELTTGHMGIPEPDVALERERDVNDSDLIIMPGAAFDARGNRLGYGAGYYDMLLAGLKKQIPLIALAYEEQIIDFVPSEPHDIPVHKIVTDKRILDCAQNV, translated from the coding sequence TTGAATGAGAAGTCCCGCATCAGACAGGAAGTCCTCGGCATACGAAATGCCCTCGACGTAAACGAGAGGCAAATCAAAGACGCCTGTATCAGGGAGCGGCTCCTTTCCCTTTCTGAATGCCAACAGGCAGCACGTGTATTTTCCTTCTGTTCCTTTCGTTCCGAGGTCTCAACGATCCAGCTGTTACAGGAATTTCTCAGTACCGGGAAGGGGGTGATCGTTCCCCTTGTTGACAGACACCTGAGAAGATTGAAGCTCTTTGAAATTCTGGACATCCGGGAGCTGACGACCGGCCATATGGGCATCCCCGAACCGGACGTAGCCCTCGAGAGGGAAAGAGATGTAAACGACTCCGATCTCATCATCATGCCGGGTGCGGCATTCGATGCGAGGGGCAACAGGCTGGGGTACGGGGCTGGCTATTACGACATGCTGCTGGCAGGATTGAAAAAACAGATCCCCTTAATCGCTCTCGCCTACGAAGAGCAGATCATCGATTTTGTCCCTTCAGAGCCGCACGACATACCGGTTCACAAGATCGTGACTGACAAAAGGATTCTTGACTGCGCACAAAACGTCTGA
- the rpsP gene encoding 30S ribosomal protein S16 — protein MVKIRLTRLGAHKKPFYRVIVSDSRARRDGPFIEILGTYDPQKGVSETKIDLDRAKHWLDRGAQPTDVAKKLLQRAGL, from the coding sequence TTGGTCAAGATCAGATTAACAAGATTGGGAGCGCATAAGAAACCTTTTTACCGCGTCATTGTATCGGACTCCAGAGCGAGAAGAGACGGACCTTTTATAGAGATTCTCGGGACCTACGATCCCCAGAAGGGTGTATCGGAGACGAAGATCGACTTGGATAGGGCAAAGCACTGGTTAGACCGGGGAGCACAGCCTACTGACGTCGCGAAGAAGCTTTTGCAGAGGGCGGGTCTTTAG
- the ffh gene encoding signal recognition particle protein, with protein sequence MLEALSEKLESIFKRLRSRGILKEEDIDAAMKEVRLALLEADVNFRVVKDFIENVKTKAVGKEVLESLTPGQQVVKIVHSELCGLLGGSGSKIHLSPNPPTIIMMVGLHGSGKTTTSAKLARLFKREGRRPMLVAADLQRPAAIDQLITLGRQIDVPVFSSKDTKDPVKLSAEALKKARLDAHDVMILDTAGRLHIDESLMKELGEIKTEVVPKEILFVADAMTGQDAVNIAKNFNDQIGIDGIVLTKMDGDARGGAALSIRSITGKPIKFVGVGEKIDMLEPFHPDRLASRILGMGDVLTLIEQAQQAFDVKEAEKLQEKILGESFTFEDLRDQLKKVRSMGPIENILNMIPGLGGRMKNVSVDEREFVKTEAIINSMTREERKNHNLINGNRRRRIASGSGTTVTDVNRVIKQYVEMKKMLKMFKGKKGLRVPKGFPF encoded by the coding sequence GCGCTGAGCGAGAAGCTCGAATCGATATTCAAGAGATTGAGAAGCAGAGGTATCCTCAAGGAAGAGGATATCGATGCAGCCATGAAGGAGGTGCGTCTCGCGCTCCTCGAGGCGGATGTCAATTTCAGGGTGGTAAAGGATTTTATTGAGAACGTGAAGACGAAGGCTGTGGGAAAGGAAGTCCTCGAGAGTCTTACCCCAGGTCAGCAGGTTGTCAAGATTGTCCATAGTGAACTCTGTGGGCTTTTGGGGGGGAGCGGCAGCAAGATACACCTCTCTCCCAATCCCCCTACCATTATCATGATGGTCGGTCTCCATGGTTCAGGAAAGACCACGACCTCTGCAAAACTGGCCAGACTCTTCAAGCGGGAGGGAAGGAGGCCGATGCTTGTAGCCGCTGACCTTCAGCGTCCTGCTGCGATTGACCAGCTCATAACCCTCGGCAGGCAGATCGATGTGCCGGTCTTTTCTTCGAAAGATACCAAGGACCCTGTGAAGCTCTCTGCCGAGGCTCTGAAGAAAGCCAGACTCGATGCTCATGACGTGATGATCCTCGATACGGCGGGCAGGCTCCATATCGATGAGAGCCTTATGAAGGAATTGGGTGAGATAAAGACCGAGGTTGTTCCGAAGGAGATACTCTTTGTGGCGGATGCCATGACCGGCCAGGATGCTGTGAATATCGCGAAGAACTTTAACGACCAGATCGGCATTGATGGAATCGTCCTCACGAAAATGGACGGAGATGCGCGAGGGGGCGCTGCGCTCTCGATCAGGTCGATCACCGGGAAGCCGATCAAGTTTGTCGGCGTGGGCGAGAAGATCGATATGCTTGAGCCCTTCCATCCTGACAGACTGGCTTCAAGGATCCTCGGGATGGGCGATGTCCTTACGCTCATCGAGCAGGCCCAGCAGGCATTTGACGTGAAGGAGGCCGAGAAACTTCAGGAGAAGATCCTCGGAGAATCCTTCACCTTTGAAGACCTGAGGGACCAATTGAAGAAGGTGCGGAGTATGGGACCCATAGAGAACATCCTGAACATGATCCCAGGGCTCGGGGGTAGGATGAAGAACGTCTCCGTTGATGAGAGAGAGTTTGTCAAGACAGAGGCGATCATTAATTCCATGACAAGGGAAGAAAGAAAGAACCATAACCTCATCAATGGGAACAGGAGGCGAAGGATAGCCTCCGGGAGCGGGACGACGGTCACCGACGTTAACCGAGTTATTAAACAATATGTCGAAATGAAGAAGATGCTGAAGATGTTTAAAGGCAAGAAGGGTCTCCGCGTGCCAAAGGGCTTTCCTTTTTAG
- a CDS encoding tetratricopeptide repeat protein gives MEMKEAEKLFRKGLDALAQGDTVSALAAFEKTTRIDDNPVYASYLAFCVAKERGQFQLAVTICEKSIAREPKNAVHYLNLGKIYLLGNKKADAIRTFRDGLQYGENQEIIDELARHGTRKPPVFPFLSRGNFLNKYTGIILKKLGLR, from the coding sequence ATGGAAATGAAAGAGGCAGAGAAGCTCTTTCGGAAAGGGTTGGATGCTCTTGCTCAGGGCGACACCGTCTCGGCCCTTGCCGCCTTCGAGAAGACGACCAGGATTGACGACAATCCTGTCTATGCTTCCTATCTCGCCTTCTGTGTAGCGAAAGAGCGGGGACAGTTCCAGCTTGCTGTAACCATCTGTGAGAAATCGATAGCGCGGGAGCCCAAGAACGCCGTACACTATCTCAATCTCGGTAAGATCTATCTCCTTGGGAATAAAAAGGCTGACGCGATAAGGACATTCAGAGATGGCTTGCAGTATGGCGAGAACCAGGAGATCATTGATGAACTGGCAAGGCACGGGACACGAAAGCCTCCGGTCTTCCCTTTCCTGAGCAGGGGTAATTTCCTCAATAAATATACCGGTATTATTCTTAAAAAACTCGGCCTCCGATAG
- a CDS encoding transcriptional repressor → MEDKIFRAFLSRKGLKFTKERQRILVEVFDFHGHFDPEELLLSMRNKAVSVSRASIYRTLPLLLESGLIEQVEKNDKHSHYEHTFGHGHHDHLICVQCGAVIEVFSPKLEALQDELCRETGFRGIKHTLEIKGYCRICCQKTKER, encoded by the coding sequence ATGGAGGATAAGATATTTAGAGCATTTCTCTCCAGGAAGGGCCTCAAATTTACCAAGGAGAGACAGAGGATCCTTGTTGAGGTCTTTGACTTTCATGGCCACTTCGATCCTGAAGAACTCCTCCTAAGCATGAGGAACAAGGCCGTCAGCGTATCAAGGGCCTCTATTTACCGAACCCTTCCGCTTCTCCTCGAGAGCGGTCTCATTGAACAGGTCGAGAAGAATGACAAGCATTCCCACTATGAGCACACCTTCGGTCACGGACATCACGACCACCTTATCTGCGTTCAGTGTGGTGCGGTCATTGAGGTCTTTTCGCCAAAACTCGAGGCTCTTCAGGACGAGCTCTGCAGAGAAACCGGGTTCAGGGGGATTAAGCATACCCTCGAGATAAAGGGTTACTGCCGAATCTGCTGCCAGAAAACCAAAGAACGTTAG
- a CDS encoding KH domain-containing protein: MKELVEAMAKALVDRPEEVAVKEVDGEKTTVFELRVAPSDLGKVIGKQGKTARSMRTILGAAGTKIGKRCVLEILE; the protein is encoded by the coding sequence ATGAAAGAATTAGTCGAAGCAATGGCTAAAGCTCTGGTTGACAGGCCTGAAGAGGTTGCCGTTAAGGAAGTGGACGGTGAAAAGACGACGGTCTTCGAACTCAGGGTGGCTCCGAGTGATCTCGGGAAAGTTATCGGCAAACAGGGTAAGACCGCACGATCCATGAGGACCATCCTCGGAGCAGCTGGCACGAAGATAGGGAAACGCTGTGTGCTCGAGATCCTCGAATAA
- a CDS encoding carbon monoxide dehydrogenase accessory protein CooC, producing MKLAITGKGGVGKTTLSAVLSHLYAAEGRRVIAVDADPDANLAAALGIPSDKASKIRPIAEMTDVIEERMGARPGSSGGVFKLNPKVDDIPEEFGYRAGNIVLLVTGKSKEAASGCYCPENVFLRRLLRHLVLNRDEIVIVDMEAGIEHLTRGTTEAVDGFIVVVEPGQRSIQTANTVKELATGLGVKKVFVVANKVRGEEDLEFIRKQLPDAHLLGSVRFSHEIMESDIAGISPFNTKSAVDDISKIKAVLEGSVE from the coding sequence ATGAAACTGGCGATAACAGGTAAGGGAGGTGTCGGGAAGACAACACTTTCGGCCGTTTTGAGCCATCTCTATGCGGCAGAGGGAAGAAGGGTCATCGCCGTCGATGCAGACCCCGATGCGAACCTTGCCGCAGCACTCGGAATCCCCTCTGACAAGGCTTCGAAGATTCGTCCCATAGCAGAGATGACCGATGTTATTGAGGAGCGGATGGGCGCACGACCAGGGAGCAGCGGTGGCGTCTTCAAGCTCAACCCGAAGGTCGACGACATCCCTGAGGAGTTTGGTTACCGCGCCGGCAATATTGTGCTCCTCGTAACAGGCAAGTCAAAAGAGGCGGCTTCGGGATGCTACTGCCCTGAAAACGTATTCTTGAGGAGACTTCTCAGACATCTCGTGCTCAATCGGGACGAGATTGTCATTGTCGATATGGAGGCCGGAATAGAGCATCTCACGAGGGGCACAACGGAAGCTGTTGACGGCTTTATCGTTGTTGTGGAGCCGGGCCAGCGGAGCATACAGACGGCCAATACGGTAAAAGAACTTGCAACGGGTCTTGGAGTAAAAAAAGTATTCGTCGTCGCGAACAAGGTGAGGGGAGAAGAGGACCTCGAATTTATACGAAAACAGCTTCCCGACGCTCACCTTCTCGGCTCCGTCAGATTCAGCCATGAAATCATGGAATCCGACATAGCCGGCATCTCCCCCTTCAACACGAAGAGCGCCGTTGATGACATATCGAAGATCAAGGCCGTTCTGGAGGGTAGCGTTGAATGA